Proteins found in one Herbiconiux sp. A18JL235 genomic segment:
- a CDS encoding glucose-6-phosphate isomerase family protein, with amino-acid sequence MCDAAHPAEPAALDVDALRARLTGPTERYEKHLTDLAGLYRDADAYASALDAHDGSPVYWVDSSVVEHGDGALTIGLSVLRPGRVGEEFAMTRGHLHARSEFAEMYYGIAGSGVMLLDSLTGESRAVPIGPGTVVHVPGGWVHRSVNVGDEVLQTLFCYATDAGQDYGIIERAGGMSTLVVASDAGWTTRDNPDHGGYGA; translated from the coding sequence ATGTGCGACGCTGCACACCCGGCCGAACCGGCCGCTCTCGACGTCGACGCGCTGCGCGCCAGGCTGACCGGGCCGACCGAGCGCTACGAGAAGCACCTCACCGACCTCGCCGGGCTCTACCGCGACGCCGACGCCTACGCCTCCGCCCTCGATGCCCACGACGGCTCGCCGGTCTACTGGGTCGACAGCAGCGTCGTCGAGCACGGTGACGGCGCCCTCACCATCGGCCTCAGCGTGCTCCGCCCCGGGCGGGTGGGCGAAGAGTTCGCGATGACCCGCGGTCACCTCCACGCTCGGAGCGAGTTCGCCGAGATGTACTACGGCATCGCGGGCTCGGGAGTGATGCTGCTCGACTCCCTCACCGGCGAGTCGCGCGCGGTGCCCATCGGCCCCGGCACCGTCGTCCATGTGCCGGGCGGCTGGGTGCACCGCAGCGTCAACGTCGGCGACGAGGTGCTGCAGACCCTGTTCTGCTACGCCACCGATGCCGGTCAGGACTACGGCATCATCGAGAGGGCGGGGGGCATGAGCACGCTCGTCGTCGCATCCGACGCGGGATGGACCACCCGCGACAACCCCGACCACGGAGGCTACGGTGCCTGA
- the deoC gene encoding deoxyribose-phosphate aldolase produces MPEAVITTAELIATLPRHIDISCVQAQHDRHDIERLAADARAGGFVSAHVLPNWLPVLKDLLEGGETLAGSPVGFPSGGPTTATKVAEATELLDAGVQELDVVVAIGRLRSGEGDYVERELRAVVELVDGRVPLRAILEVGRLDDDDIRLGVDAAIAAGVPWIKTGTGWSGVPTSLDHIRLIVERAAGRAQVKAAGGVRDLATIRAMADAGVTRFGMNQTAALDAVAATREEPTA; encoded by the coding sequence GTGCCTGAGGCCGTCATCACCACGGCGGAGCTGATCGCGACGCTACCCCGCCACATCGACATCAGCTGCGTGCAGGCGCAGCACGACCGGCACGACATCGAGCGGCTCGCCGCCGACGCGCGAGCGGGCGGGTTCGTGAGCGCGCACGTGCTCCCGAACTGGCTCCCGGTGCTGAAAGACCTGCTCGAGGGGGGCGAGACCCTCGCCGGGTCGCCTGTCGGCTTCCCGAGCGGAGGGCCCACGACGGCGACCAAGGTCGCCGAGGCCACCGAGCTGCTCGACGCCGGGGTGCAGGAGCTCGACGTGGTGGTGGCCATCGGCCGCCTCCGCTCGGGCGAGGGCGACTACGTCGAGCGGGAGCTCCGCGCCGTCGTCGAACTCGTCGACGGGCGGGTGCCGCTCCGGGCGATCCTCGAGGTCGGCCGCCTCGACGACGACGACATCCGCCTCGGCGTCGACGCCGCGATCGCCGCCGGCGTGCCCTGGATCAAGACCGGCACAGGCTGGTCGGGGGTGCCGACGAGCCTCGACCACATCCGTCTCATCGTCGAGCGTGCCGCGGGCCGCGCCCAGGTGAAGGCCGCCGGAGGCGTGCGCGACCTGGCGACCATCCGTGCGATGGCGGATGCGGGGGTCACCCGCTTCGGCATGAACCAGACCGCGGCGCTCGACGCCGTCGCCGCGACCCGGGAGGAACCGACAGCATGA
- a CDS encoding shikimate dehydrogenase, translating to MTLITALTPEVLAPATQPTLYFIGVTTGSSSIQRVFPRWAEHLGLHEARLQGIDLPLHAPAEQYRAVVEFIANDPLSLGALVTTHKLDLFAACSDLFDEIDPFARLMGETSCISKRDGALVCHAKDPISSGLALDAFLGDDYCVEALCLGAGGSTIAMSWYLTRPEAGANRPERLVVTNRSAERLDHIRSIHETLETTTRFEYVLVPSAEENDRVLQSLAPGALVVNATGLGKDAPGSPLTDAAVFPRDAIAWDLNYRGDLVFLDQARAQPAERGVRVEDGWVYFVHGWTQVIAEVFHIDIPTSGSGFDALSAIARATR from the coding sequence ATGACCCTCATCACCGCCCTCACGCCCGAGGTGCTCGCACCGGCCACCCAGCCGACCCTGTACTTCATCGGGGTGACGACGGGCAGCTCGTCGATCCAGCGCGTGTTCCCGCGCTGGGCGGAGCATCTGGGGCTGCACGAAGCCCGCCTGCAGGGCATCGACCTGCCGCTGCACGCCCCGGCCGAGCAGTACCGGGCAGTCGTGGAGTTCATCGCGAACGACCCGTTGAGCCTCGGCGCCCTGGTCACCACGCACAAGCTCGACCTGTTCGCCGCCTGCTCCGACCTGTTCGACGAGATCGACCCCTTCGCCCGGTTGATGGGCGAGACCAGCTGCATCTCGAAACGCGACGGAGCACTCGTCTGCCACGCCAAAGACCCGATCTCGAGCGGTCTCGCCCTCGACGCCTTCCTCGGCGACGACTACTGCGTCGAAGCCCTGTGCCTCGGCGCCGGCGGGTCGACCATCGCCATGAGCTGGTACCTCACCCGGCCCGAGGCCGGAGCGAACCGGCCCGAGCGGCTCGTCGTGACCAACCGCTCGGCGGAACGCCTCGACCACATCCGCAGCATCCACGAGACCCTCGAGACGACGACGCGGTTCGAGTACGTGCTCGTGCCGAGCGCGGAGGAGAATGATCGTGTGCTGCAGAGCCTCGCGCCGGGGGCCCTCGTCGTGAACGCGACCGGGCTCGGCAAAGATGCGCCCGGTTCCCCCCTCACCGACGCCGCGGTCTTCCCGCGCGACGCCATCGCCTGGGACCTCAACTACCGCGGCGACCTGGTGTTCCTCGACCAGGCCCGCGCGCAGCCCGCCGAGCGGGGCGTGCGGGTCGAAGACGGCTGGGTGTACTTCGTGCACGGCTGGACCCAGGTCATCGCCGAGGTGTTCCACATCGACATCCCCACCTCGGGCTCCGGTTTCGACGCCCTGAGCGCCATCGCGCGCGCGACCCGCTGA
- a CDS encoding FGGY-family carbohydrate kinase → MPELALAFDLGTGGCKAAAWSADGSCVAETAGRYATHHPSPGRAEQRPADWWDAVVASTRELAEQVPDLAQRVSAIALSGQSLGIIPLDAQGGLVLQSIPIWSDTRGAAHTAPVFDVVPEEEWYRRTGNGFGAALYPLFKAGALRAEHPDGWAATRTLVGSKDWINLRLTGRLATDHSYASGSGAYSLESGAYDDELLAAAGFPRELLVEPGESADPVGELTHEAAEALGLRPGIPVFAGAVDNAAMALGSRGTAEGRIYAALGSSSWMTVTSARPVIDVAARPYVFRHAVPGLHVSALSTFSSGTSFDWWRGLLAPGLDAEAVVAEALTAPPGSNGLTFLPMLAGGTPLEGGPDARGAITGATLGSTRAELLRASLEGIAFALRRSLDRIRELSGTRDELTVSGGGAQSEGWNRLYADVVQSTLVRTSVDQQAATLGAATIAFVGLGAWQWGDADRPHRVVARIDPDPRAAGVYDDARARFDAALAALAPTTLQEDPR, encoded by the coding sequence ATGCCCGAGCTCGCTCTCGCCTTCGACCTCGGCACGGGGGGCTGCAAGGCGGCGGCCTGGTCGGCCGACGGCAGCTGCGTCGCCGAGACGGCGGGCCGGTATGCGACCCACCACCCCTCCCCCGGCCGGGCCGAGCAGCGACCGGCCGACTGGTGGGATGCGGTGGTCGCCTCCACCCGGGAGCTCGCCGAGCAGGTGCCCGATCTCGCTCAGCGGGTGTCGGCCATCGCACTCTCCGGGCAGAGCCTCGGCATCATCCCGCTCGATGCACAGGGCGGGCTCGTGCTGCAGAGCATCCCGATCTGGTCGGACACGCGTGGTGCCGCCCACACCGCCCCGGTCTTCGACGTCGTTCCCGAAGAGGAGTGGTACCGCCGCACGGGCAACGGATTCGGCGCCGCCCTCTACCCTCTCTTCAAGGCGGGGGCCCTCCGCGCGGAGCATCCCGACGGCTGGGCGGCCACGCGCACCCTCGTCGGCTCGAAGGACTGGATCAACCTCCGCCTCACCGGGCGGCTCGCCACCGACCACTCCTACGCCAGCGGGTCGGGCGCCTACTCCCTCGAGTCGGGCGCCTACGACGACGAGCTCCTCGCCGCGGCGGGGTTCCCCCGCGAGCTGCTCGTCGAGCCGGGCGAGAGCGCAGACCCAGTGGGCGAGCTCACCCACGAGGCCGCCGAGGCCCTCGGGCTCCGGCCCGGCATCCCCGTCTTCGCCGGAGCCGTCGACAACGCCGCCATGGCGCTCGGCTCGCGCGGCACGGCAGAAGGGCGCATCTACGCGGCGCTCGGCTCCTCGAGCTGGATGACCGTCACCTCCGCCCGCCCCGTGATCGACGTCGCCGCCCGCCCCTACGTCTTCCGGCACGCCGTGCCCGGGCTGCACGTGAGCGCGCTGTCGACCTTCAGCAGCGGTACGAGCTTCGATTGGTGGCGCGGGCTGCTCGCGCCGGGGCTCGACGCCGAGGCGGTCGTCGCCGAGGCGCTCACCGCACCGCCCGGGTCGAACGGCCTCACCTTCCTCCCCATGCTCGCCGGGGGCACCCCGCTCGAAGGGGGGCCGGATGCGCGCGGTGCCATCACCGGAGCCACCCTCGGCAGCACCAGGGCCGAGCTGCTGCGGGCCTCGCTCGAGGGCATTGCCTTCGCCCTCCGCCGGAGTCTCGACCGCATCCGGGAGCTGAGCGGCACGCGCGACGAGCTCACCGTCTCGGGCGGCGGTGCGCAGAGCGAGGGGTGGAACCGCCTCTACGCCGACGTGGTGCAGTCGACCCTGGTGCGCACGAGCGTCGACCAGCAGGCCGCGACGCTCGGCGCCGCGACCATCGCCTTCGTCGGCCTGGGCGCCTGGCAGTGGGGCGACGCCGACCGGCCGCACCGCGTCGTCGCCCGCATCGACCCCGACCCCCGTGCCGCCGGCGTCTACGACGACGCCCGCGCGCGCTTCGACGCGGCACTCGCCGCGCTCGCCCCCACGACCCTTCAGGAGGACCCTCGATGA